One region of Chlorobiota bacterium genomic DNA includes:
- a CDS encoding M23 family metallopeptidase, producing the protein MRLRRDTLLLSFALFVCSLVLLVSHFSTAFASAGFWGKASFGNSAVLATEQFSASIRTIAQSIPEPVGVRASQRMMELEEEIQGIIRLTQSPAPAPTSDSVTLLRKVITYQQALYEMLVLVGEHRRMNNQLPLMIPCDGRYTSPYGMRVHPIKGVEKMHTGIDIAAPHGTEILAANGGIVTFAGWRNGYGNTIEIDHGFGYVTRYAHASKLIVAVGDTVMRGKVIARVGATGAATGAHLHYEILVDGEQVDPSGFLRYREPEVEQTPLVALR; encoded by the coding sequence ATGAGATTACGTAGGGATACGTTACTGCTATCATTTGCTTTGTTCGTTTGCAGCTTGGTGTTGCTGGTGTCGCACTTCTCCACTGCATTTGCTTCGGCAGGATTTTGGGGGAAGGCTTCGTTCGGCAATTCGGCAGTGCTGGCAACCGAGCAATTTTCGGCAAGCATTCGCACAATCGCGCAATCCATTCCCGAGCCGGTTGGGGTGCGTGCAAGCCAGCGGATGATGGAGCTTGAGGAAGAAATCCAAGGGATCATCCGCCTTACCCAATCCCCCGCCCCCGCGCCAACCTCCGATTCGGTGACGCTGCTGCGGAAGGTTATCACCTACCAACAGGCACTGTATGAGATGCTGGTTCTGGTGGGCGAGCATCGCCGGATGAACAACCAACTTCCGCTGATGATCCCCTGCGATGGCCGCTACACCTCCCCCTACGGAATGCGCGTTCACCCGATTAAAGGGGTCGAAAAAATGCACACCGGAATTGACATCGCCGCGCCTCACGGGACCGAGATTCTTGCGGCCAACGGCGGGATTGTCACCTTTGCCGGGTGGCGGAACGGCTACGGCAACACCATTGAAATTGACCACGGGTTCGGCTACGTCACCCGCTACGCCCACGCCTCCAAACTGATTGTGGCGGTCGGGGATACGGTGATGCGGGGCAAGGTAATCGCACGGGTGGGCGCAACCGGCGCGGCAACCGGAGCGCACCTCCATTATGAAATTCTTGTTGACGGCGAACAGGTGGATCCGTCGGGATTTTTGCGCTACCGCGAACCGGAAGTTGAGCAAACTCCATTGGTTGCATTGCGGTAA
- the ybeY gene encoding rRNA maturation RNase YbeY: MVSIINAHPRTRLRRAPIAEAVQQALRGERIRRAEVTVVLVSDQELLQMNRQFLQHDYLTDVITFPIEENPLEGEIYISIDRAREQAMDYGVGVHDEVCRLAIHGTLHLAGHDDATPQERAAMGALEDRYLAALARLGSSQKNKALPKKNITHTKGR; the protein is encoded by the coding sequence ATGGTTTCCATCATCAATGCCCATCCACGCACGCGGCTTCGGCGTGCGCCAATCGCCGAAGCGGTGCAGCAAGCCTTGCGTGGTGAGCGCATCCGCCGCGCAGAAGTCACGGTGGTGCTGGTTAGCGATCAGGAACTTTTGCAGATGAATCGGCAGTTCCTTCAGCACGATTACCTGACCGACGTTATCACCTTCCCGATTGAGGAGAACCCGTTGGAGGGGGAGATTTACATCAGCATTGACCGCGCACGCGAGCAAGCGATGGACTACGGCGTTGGGGTGCATGACGAAGTTTGCCGATTGGCCATTCATGGAACGCTCCACCTTGCTGGCCACGACGATGCAACCCCGCAGGAGCGCGCAGCAATGGGCGCGTTGGAAGATCGGTACTTGGCCGCGTTGGCAAGGCTTGGCAGCAGCCAAAAAAACAAGGCATTACCAAAGAAAAACATCACCCACACAAAAGGGCGTTGA
- a CDS encoding DUF494 family protein, whose amino-acid sequence MNERIIDLILYLVSQIRKNTPIDSIDVKVLSADGYTDAEIGAAFSWIADQESFRPLEQMMRRPGFRVLHEAERAIFPPDTYGYLLQLLEIGILNDIDLENLINRMHISGSLPLSVRDIKDLLPMVLAERDEERFAGTRIMLNAHDTIH is encoded by the coding sequence ATGAACGAGAGAATTATAGACCTTATTCTCTACCTTGTCAGCCAAATCCGAAAAAACACGCCGATTGACTCAATTGACGTGAAAGTGCTTTCCGCCGATGGCTACACCGATGCCGAGATCGGTGCAGCGTTCAGTTGGATTGCTGACCAGGAGTCCTTCCGCCCGCTGGAGCAAATGATGCGTCGCCCGGGGTTCCGGGTGCTGCACGAGGCCGAGCGCGCAATCTTTCCGCCGGATACCTACGGCTACCTGCTGCAACTGCTGGAAATCGGCATTCTGAATGATATTGATCTGGAGAACCTGATCAATCGAATGCACATCAGTGGGTCGCTGCCGTTAAGCGTCCGCGACATCAAAGACCTGCTTCCAATGGTGCTTGCCGAGCGGGACGAAGAGCGATTCGCCGGCACGCGAATAATGCTGAACGCCCACGACACCATCCATTAG
- the kdsA gene encoding 3-deoxy-8-phosphooctulonate synthase, with translation MTIGSFDPSTSFFFIAGPCVVEGREMMMQVAQRLAEIREQLGANIILKASYRKANRTSGGSFTGLGDEEALAMIAEAGRVHQLPTLTDIHIPDEAAMAAEFVDVLQIPAFLCRQTELIEAAAATGKVVNIKKGQFAAPEDMIHAVEKGKNAGNGNIMLCERGTSFGYHNLVVDMRSLLIMRQAGVPIVYDATHSLQLPSASGTSGGQPEYTVPLARAAVAVGINGVFFETHPNPPAALSDATTQMPLHQAEDFIRDCLRVNEFVRSLG, from the coding sequence ATGACTATCGGTTCGTTCGATCCATCAACGTCGTTCTTTTTTATTGCTGGCCCCTGCGTTGTTGAAGGGCGCGAGATGATGATGCAGGTTGCCCAACGCCTTGCCGAGATTCGCGAGCAGCTTGGCGCGAACATCATCCTGAAGGCCAGTTATCGCAAGGCAAACCGGACCAGCGGAGGCTCGTTCACCGGATTGGGGGATGAGGAAGCGTTGGCGATGATCGCCGAAGCGGGCCGCGTCCACCAGTTGCCCACCCTTACCGACATCCATATCCCCGACGAAGCGGCAATGGCCGCAGAGTTTGTGGATGTTCTGCAGATCCCGGCCTTCCTTTGCCGCCAAACCGAACTGATTGAAGCCGCAGCAGCAACCGGAAAAGTGGTGAATATCAAAAAAGGGCAGTTCGCCGCGCCGGAGGATATGATCCATGCGGTTGAGAAGGGGAAGAATGCTGGGAACGGCAACATCATGCTGTGCGAACGCGGGACCTCGTTCGGCTATCACAACCTTGTGGTGGATATGCGTTCGCTGCTGATTATGCGGCAAGCCGGCGTTCCCATCGTCTATGATGCCACCCATTCCTTGCAGCTTCCAAGCGCGTCGGGAACCAGCGGCGGCCAACCCGAATACACCGTTCCATTGGCCCGGGCCGCGGTGGCCGTTGGGATCAACGGTGTTTTTTTTGAAACCCACCCGAACCCGCCGGCAGCCTTAAGCGATGCCACCACCCAGATGCCGCTCCATCAAGCCGAAGATTTCATCCGCGACTGCCTGCGCGTTAATGAATTTGTGCGGAGTTTGGGATAA
- a CDS encoding KpsF/GutQ family sugar-phosphate isomerase — translation MLFHRGKEIISIEQEALQKVEQSLGVEFDHAVKVLLQCRGKVILTGVGKSGIIAQKITATLNSTGTPAFYLHPNDALHGDLGMIQRGDAVIILSKSGESPELHQLLSVLNGQKLSIIAMTGNPNSTLARMANVVLDCAVEREACSYDIAPTASTTAMLALGDALAVVLYEQKGFTRDDFALTHPGGLIGKRLLLKLEDLMKRGDAIPMVSKQAKVDAILLEISRKRMGATLVVERRKLVGIITDGDLRRALEQKVDLYSLRAADLMTTQPVTAPPQMLGTAGLMLLESGNQRRTQLPIVNQRGIVLGIVHLHDLIEAGLK, via the coding sequence ATGCTTTTCCACCGTGGCAAAGAAATTATTTCGATTGAGCAGGAAGCCTTGCAAAAGGTGGAGCAATCGTTGGGGGTGGAATTTGACCATGCGGTGAAAGTGCTGCTGCAATGCCGTGGAAAAGTGATCCTTACTGGCGTTGGTAAATCGGGAATTATTGCCCAAAAAATCACTGCCACGCTGAACAGCACCGGAACGCCAGCCTTTTACCTCCATCCCAACGATGCGTTGCATGGGGACCTGGGAATGATCCAGCGTGGCGACGCGGTGATTATCCTCTCAAAAAGTGGCGAGTCCCCAGAACTCCATCAACTCCTCTCGGTGCTGAATGGCCAGAAGCTGAGCATCATCGCCATGACCGGCAACCCGAACAGCACCCTGGCCCGCATGGCCAACGTGGTGCTGGATTGCGCGGTGGAGCGCGAAGCCTGCTCGTACGACATCGCCCCAACCGCTTCCACCACCGCCATGCTTGCCCTGGGCGACGCGCTTGCAGTGGTGCTGTACGAACAAAAAGGTTTCACCCGCGATGACTTTGCCCTTACCCACCCGGGCGGATTAATCGGCAAACGGCTGCTGCTGAAATTGGAGGATTTGATGAAGCGCGGCGACGCAATCCCGATGGTGAGCAAGCAAGCAAAGGTGGATGCAATCTTGCTGGAGATCAGCCGGAAAAGAATGGGAGCCACGTTGGTTGTGGAGCGGAGAAAACTTGTGGGAATTATCACCGATGGTGATCTTCGCCGGGCGTTGGAACAGAAGGTGGACCTCTACTCCCTCCGCGCCGCCGATTTGATGACAACCCAGCCCGTAACCGCCCCTCCCCAAATGCTTGGGACCGCAGGGCTGATGCTGCTAGAGTCTGGCAATCAGCGCCGAACCCAGCTGCCGATTGTCAACCAGCGCGGGATTGTTCTGGGAATCGTCCACCTGCACGATTTAATCGAGGCCGGCCTGAAATAA
- the lptC gene encoding LPS export ABC transporter periplasmic protein LptC — protein sequence MALIDAKLHSNAILLLPAMIVKLIVPLLLLLTFLSACGSGTGDRPPNKANIPANAPDRESWNTTILLSDSTWTRARIQIGRARQYQGRLETLLDSGVIARFYAQDGGLNATLVSDSARIDDRTKNMAAYGRVHAVSIKRRIVVTTDTLHFDNAGRRFYSNAPVRVVDSVRHWVIEGVGFQSDEAMTNYSITKITGKVNQGEE from the coding sequence ATGGCATTGATTGATGCCAAACTCCATTCCAACGCTATTCTTCTGCTACCCGCCATGATCGTGAAGTTGATCGTTCCCTTGCTGCTGTTGCTGACGTTTCTTTCCGCTTGTGGCTCCGGCACTGGCGACCGTCCGCCGAACAAGGCGAATATCCCCGCGAACGCTCCGGACCGCGAAAGCTGGAACACGACGATCCTTCTTAGCGACTCCACTTGGACCCGTGCCCGCATCCAAATTGGGCGCGCGCGGCAATATCAAGGGCGGCTGGAGACGCTGCTGGATAGCGGGGTGATCGCCCGTTTCTATGCCCAAGATGGCGGGCTGAACGCCACGCTTGTTTCCGACAGTGCCCGCATTGACGACCGCACAAAAAACATGGCCGCCTACGGGCGGGTCCACGCCGTCAGCATCAAGCGGCGAATTGTTGTCACCACCGACACGCTCCATTTCGATAACGCCGGACGCCGGTTTTACTCCAACGCTCCGGTCCGCGTGGTGGATAGCGTCCGCCATTGGGTGATTGAAGGTGTCGGTTTCCAAAGTGATGAAGCGATGACCAATTACAGCATCACAAAAATCACCGGAAAAGTGAATCAGGGGGAGGAATAG